The following proteins come from a genomic window of Dysidea avara chromosome 12, odDysAvar1.4, whole genome shotgun sequence:
- the LOC136240248 gene encoding uncharacterized protein, whose protein sequence is MSSDYNHGDLLEPILKEVVKWLAEQTPKALDKAEQLVYNCLQYSEPFMEVVKTAVEKGLEMALNLLRTIKDEVVTFCKKNETLMTELTKLNVKVVSREVILRCGVKQAIKYGVAEAGQQVVQRALKVANPVSIVADIAQAGMEYAGYEKAGKTVGMWGNVSTGAVAGAMVGGPVGFAVGALGGFVTWGAGEITGAVIHRTLS, encoded by the exons ATGTCGAGTGATTATAACCACG GAGACCTTTTGGAGCCCATACTTAAAGAAGTGGTCAAATGGTTGGCAGAACAGACACCAAAAGCGCTGGATAAGGCTGAACAGCTAGTGTACAATTGCTTGCAGTATTCAGAACCATTTATGGAAGTTGTAAAAACTGCTGTGGAGAAAGGATTGGAAATGGCTTTAAACCTTCTACGCACAATCAAAGATGAAGTTGTCACATTTTGCAAGAAGAATGAGACTCTTATGACTGAGCTTACAAAATTAAATGTTAAAGTTGTATCAAGAGAAGTCATATTAAGATGTGGTGTCAAGCAGGCCATTAAGTATGGCGTAGCTGAAGCTGGTCAACAAGTTGTCCAACGTGCTCTGAAAGTTGCTAATCCAGTAAGTATAGTAGCTGATATTGCCCAAGCAGGAATGGAATATGCTGGATATGAAAAAGCTGGGAAAACTGTTGGTATGTGGGGAAATGTTAGTACTGGTGCTGTTGCTGGTGCTATGGTTGGTGGACCAGTAGGATTTGCTGTTGGTGCACTGGGAGGATTTGTAACTTGGGGAGCTGGAGAAATAACTGGTGCTGTCATACACCGTACATTGTCTTAA
- the LOC136241186 gene encoding rhodopsin, GQ-coupled-like, whose protein sequence is MDYSGSGLDQDRGSVLPGYVAYLSLLFKMIATTVNLLLSGWVVYTIKTTRSLHKPHNLFLANLLVSGVMFTGVGSLITSTMMISYQLGVESPISCYPSKIQVLFFIVYQISFVMIAADKVVAIRFPFKHRRMMTPRVVAAVICVVWLLAAIPAIYVFINDVDGVTEVPEFGICLFEGNGFTELVLLVFAPLFLASILTISLNVFLAIKAYQVHKQIEEETKLSGHNSQSENLKTLKKKQQNIRQNRKLIMTLLVVISSHVLINLFFTPLLILGRLLITSQGYQDFLNYIFFPNNPLVTQFFDVLVYGMYFKQVREPMMRNVKRCLKMNKFNSVAPKM, encoded by the coding sequence ATGGATTACTCTGGTTCAGGATTAGATCAGGATCGAGGCTCTGTTCTCCCAGGATATGTTGCCTACCTATCCTTGTTGTTCAAGATGATTGCTACTACTGTCAACCTTCTACTGTCTGGCTGGGTGGTCTACACTATCAAAACCACAAGGAGCTTACACAAGCCTCATAATTTATTTCTTGCTAACTTGCTGGTATCTGGTGTGATGTTTACCGGAGTTGGCAGCCTCATTACTAGCACCATGATGATTTCTTACCAGTTAGGAGTAGAGTCTCCCATCAGCTGTTATCCTTCAAAGATTCAAGTGCTCTTCTTTATCGTCTACCAGATATCATTCGTGATGATAGCAGCTGACAAGGTGGTAGCAATAAGATTTCCTTTCAAGCATAGAAGAATGATGACACCACGTGTTGTAGCTGCTGTTATCTGTGTAGTGTGGTTGCTAGCTGCCATACCTGCCATTTATGTTTTCATCAATGATGTGGATGGTGTTACCGAGGTGCCAGAGTTTGGAATTTGTCTGTTTGAAGGAAATGGCTTCACTGAATTGGTTTTGCTTGTCTTTGCACCACTGTTTCTGGCATCCATTCTTACTATATCTCTCAATGTCTTCTTAGCCATTAAGGCTTACCAGGTGCACAAACAAATCGAGGAGGAGACAAAGTTATCGGGACACAACTCCCAGTCTGAAAACCTTAAAACCTTGAAGAAGAAACAACAGAACATCAGACAGAACAGAAAGCTCATAATGACATTGCTTGTGGTCATTTCTAGTCATGTATTAATTAATCTCTTCTTTACACCTTTATTGATTTTAGGTAGGCTTCTCATCACTTCCCAAGGATATCAAGACTTTCTCAATTACATATTTTTTCCAAACAATCCGCTTGTGACACAATTTTTTGATGTGCTGGTCTATGGGATGTACTTCAAGCAAGTCCGTGAACCAATGATGAGGAATGTGAAGAGATGTTTGAAAATGAACAAATTCAACTCAGTTGCCCCAAAAATGTGA
- the LOC136239804 gene encoding BTB/POZ domain-containing protein 9-like → MNRLCKVGKSTCIFSTSSAAITTESIRTLQDSTWCVTTFSSLLEDPSTHDETFKTSDGGSVSAHRVIVAAGSLVFHAMLYGGTKESNEKEIELPTVNFVVLQMLVNFVYTGKVQTSLDDCLDLLQAAHYFDITSLESLCVDMMVASLDLHNCSNIITIAFHQQFDLLFKRCLEVMEAKASEIIYTSEFLSLPLPVLTTFMDSSNPDVKEIDQFLALVKWHNHQGDLLAEDEIKNIFQKIRYPLISVVDLLDKVRVTNLADPDLYKAALEYHHIPEKFSGPEKQIKLKKFHLKFLRSEGLLIEHTAKGTLITKTDTAVRFTRCLTKINTKASKAVQFKIYIKKCTQHIRLRLL, encoded by the exons ATGAACAGGCTATGCAAAGTTGGCAAGTCCACTTGCATATTCTCTACATCCAGTGCAGCAATAACTACAG AGTCAATACGGACATTGCAAGACTCGACATGGTGTGTGACCACATTTTCATCTCTACTGGAAGACCCCAGTACACATGATGAGACATTCAAGACATCTGATGGTGGTAGTGTGAGTGCTCATAGGGTAATAGTAGCAGCTGGTTCACTAGTATTCCATGCTATGTTGTATGGTGGTACAAAGGAGAGTAACGAAAAGGAGATTGAATTACCAACTGTCAATTTTGTGGTGCTGCAGATGCTGGTTAATTTTGTGTACACTGGCAAGGTGCAAACAAGTTTGGATGATTGTCTTGACCTGTTACAAGCTGCTCATTACTTTGACATTACTTCATTAGAAAGTCTATGTGTTGATATGATGGTGGCTTCTTTGGATCTTCATAACTGCAGCAACATCATTACAATTGCATTCCACCAACAGTTTGACTTGCTATTTAAGCGCTGCTTAGAAGTGATGGAAGCTAAGGCCAGTGAAATAATTTACACATCAGAGTTTCTTAGCTTGCCACTACCAGTCTTGACTACTTTTATGGATTCATCTAACCCGGACGTCAAGGAAATTGACCAGTTCCTTGCACTTGTGAAATGGCATAATCATCAGGGTGATCTGTTGGCTGAAGATGAAATAAAAAATATTTTTCAGAAAATACGTTACCCACTAATATCTGTGGTTGACTTGCTTGACAAGGTGCGTGTTACCAATTTAGCTGATCCTGATCTTTACAAAGCAGCTTTGGAGTATCATCACATACCAGAGAAGTTTAGTGGGCCTGAGAAGCAAATTAAACTAAAAAAGTTTCATTTAAAGTTTTTACGCTCTGAAGGATTGCTGATTGAACATACTGCTAAGGGGACACTGATCACTAAAACTGATACCGCTGTTAGATTTACTAGATGTTTAACTAAGATCAATACCAAAGCATCTAAAGCTGTCCAATTTAAAATATACATAAAGAAGTGTACGCAACACATCAGACTTCGATTACTTTAA
- the LOC136240469 gene encoding BTB/POZ domain-containing protein 9-like isoform X3 produces the protein MEGPSAKRARSETTSTEGVPNMLRASEWCNTTFSALLQDPSTHDVTFKTSDGGSVSAHRAIVAAGSPVFHAMLYGNTKEKNENEISLPVVDSYTLQQMLTFIYTGQVQTSCDDCLNLLHAAHYFDVSLLEIKCTEMIAASLDMHNYSKLATIASQQQFDFLHKQCLQFLETNISKIINFEEFNTLPADYMLQVCNSSELYIKELDLFLGITKWYNHQQYDLPQNIARDIFKVIRYPLIFASDLLEKVGPMNMADADLYRAALAYRLNLDGYNGPPIQLQPRKYFITFRSDNDDVEIQQTAKGTVITKLRNTGEILTIAGTIYLPMQFKLLTSNCDGDRESISINIADGNKNSETLNVNTLPMKKEVLCVVSAACSTDHTRYVANIGGTRLSFTSYQPQQAESEVPCVIALNINMKQINNQVQVTLM, from the coding sequence GTGTGCCAAACATGTTGAGAGCCTCAGAATGGTGCAACACAACTTTCAGTGCCCTACTACAAGACCCCAGTACACATGATGTGACATTCAAGACATCTGATGGTGGTAGTGTGAGTGCTCACAGGGCAATAGTAGCAGCTGGTTCACCAGTGTTCCATGCTATGCTATATGGAAATACAAAGGAGAAAAATGAGAATGAAATTTCATTACCAGTAGTAGACTCTTACACATTACAACAAATGCTGACATTTATTTATACCGGGCAAGTCCAAACAAGCTGTGATGATTGCCTTAACCTGTTACATGCTGCCCATTACTTTGATGTTTCACTGTTGGAAATTAAGTGCACTGAAATGATTGCAGCTTCACTCGACATGCACAACTACAGCAAATTAGCCACCATTGCATCACAACAGCAATTCGACTTCTTGCATAAGCAATGTCTGCAATTCTTGGAAACTAATATCAGTAAAATAATCAACTTTGAAGAATTTAATACACTTCCCGCAGATTACATGTTACAGGTTTGCAACAGTTCAGAGCTTTACATTAAGGAATTAGATCTTTTCCTCGGAATCACAAAATGGTACAACCATCAGCAGTATGATTTGCCTCAGAATATTGCCAGGGATATTTTCAAAGTGATACGTTATCCACTTATATTTGCCAGTGATTTACTTGAGAAAGTTGGCCCAATGAATATGGCAGATGCAGATCTCTACAGAGCAGCTTTAGCTTATCGTCTGAATTTGGATGGCTATAATGGTCCACCCATTCAACTTCAACCAAGAAAATACTTCATAACATTTCGTTCTGACAATGATGATGTTGAGATACAGCAAACTGCAAAGGGAACTGTAATCACCAAATTAAGAAATACTGGGGAAATATTGACAATTGCTGGCACCATTTATCTACCTATGCAGTTTAAGTTGCTTACCAGTAATTGTGATGGAGATCGTGAAAGTATCAGCATTAACATAGCTGATGGTAATAAGAACAGTGAAACACTGAATGTTAACACCCTCCCTATGAAGAAAGAAGTCCTTTGTGTTGTAAGTGCTGCCTGTTCAACAGATCACACAAGATATGTGGCCAATATTGGTGGTACAAGATTGTCATTTACATCATATCAACCTCAGCAGGCTGAGAGTGAAGTACCTTGTGTAATAGCACTTAACATTAATATGAAGCAAATTAACAACCAAGTACAGGTTACATTAATGTAG
- the LOC136240469 gene encoding BTB/POZ domain-containing protein 9-like isoform X2: MEQGPGPKRIKLEGSTEGVPNMLRASEWCNTTFSALLQDPSTHDVTFKTSDGGSVSAHRAIVAAGSPVFHAMLYGNTKEKNENEISLPVVDSYTLQQMLTFIYTGQVQTSCDDCLNLLHAAHYFDVSLLEIKCTEMIAASLDMHNYSKLATIASQQQFDFLHKQCLQFLETNISKIINFEEFNTLPADYMLQVCNSSELYIKELDLFLGITKWYNHQQYDLPQNIARDIFKVIRYPLIFASDLLEKVGPMNMADADLYRAALAYRLNLDGYNGPPIQLQPRKYFITFRSDNDDVEIQQTAKGTVITKLRNTGEILTIAGTIYLPMQFKLLTSNCDGDRESISINIADGNKNSETLNVNTLPMKKEVLCVVSAACSTDHTRYVANIGGTRLSFTSYQPQQAESEVPCVIALNINMKQINNQVQVTLM, from the coding sequence GTGTGCCAAACATGTTGAGAGCCTCAGAATGGTGCAACACAACTTTCAGTGCCCTACTACAAGACCCCAGTACACATGATGTGACATTCAAGACATCTGATGGTGGTAGTGTGAGTGCTCACAGGGCAATAGTAGCAGCTGGTTCACCAGTGTTCCATGCTATGCTATATGGAAATACAAAGGAGAAAAATGAGAATGAAATTTCATTACCAGTAGTAGACTCTTACACATTACAACAAATGCTGACATTTATTTATACCGGGCAAGTCCAAACAAGCTGTGATGATTGCCTTAACCTGTTACATGCTGCCCATTACTTTGATGTTTCACTGTTGGAAATTAAGTGCACTGAAATGATTGCAGCTTCACTCGACATGCACAACTACAGCAAATTAGCCACCATTGCATCACAACAGCAATTCGACTTCTTGCATAAGCAATGTCTGCAATTCTTGGAAACTAATATCAGTAAAATAATCAACTTTGAAGAATTTAATACACTTCCCGCAGATTACATGTTACAGGTTTGCAACAGTTCAGAGCTTTACATTAAGGAATTAGATCTTTTCCTCGGAATCACAAAATGGTACAACCATCAGCAGTATGATTTGCCTCAGAATATTGCCAGGGATATTTTCAAAGTGATACGTTATCCACTTATATTTGCCAGTGATTTACTTGAGAAAGTTGGCCCAATGAATATGGCAGATGCAGATCTCTACAGAGCAGCTTTAGCTTATCGTCTGAATTTGGATGGCTATAATGGTCCACCCATTCAACTTCAACCAAGAAAATACTTCATAACATTTCGTTCTGACAATGATGATGTTGAGATACAGCAAACTGCAAAGGGAACTGTAATCACCAAATTAAGAAATACTGGGGAAATATTGACAATTGCTGGCACCATTTATCTACCTATGCAGTTTAAGTTGCTTACCAGTAATTGTGATGGAGATCGTGAAAGTATCAGCATTAACATAGCTGATGGTAATAAGAACAGTGAAACACTGAATGTTAACACCCTCCCTATGAAGAAAGAAGTCCTTTGTGTTGTAAGTGCTGCCTGTTCAACAGATCACACAAGATATGTGGCCAATATTGGTGGTACAAGATTGTCATTTACATCATATCAACCTCAGCAGGCTGAGAGTGAAGTACCTTGTGTAATAGCACTTAACATTAATATGAAGCAAATTAACAACCAAGTACAGGTTACATTAATGTAG